From one Catenuloplanes nepalensis genomic stretch:
- the tnpC gene encoding IS66 family transposase, translated as MSDLPSPSYDDLLAENVVLRAMVADVTARLEQAMGRIAELEARLKQSSSNSSKPPSSDGLAKPSPKSLRPRSGQGPGRPKGQDGVTLQRFADADVVRHVPAVCGGCGDSLAGADEVDMFWRQVVDVPPVTPQVTEHQMITVKCRCGHHTTAPAPPEATAPMVYGPRLAGIGVYLLHGQFLSVSRTAAALKDLFGAPVAAGTVAGWVKRTALGIIDTVLPVIAGRIINAPVANFDETGMRVAGRLAWLHSASTPTDVLLAVHTTRGTKAMDAIGVLPTFTGVAVHDAWAPYDTYTHMSHALCNAHALRELIYVTDTATGPVAEHAEQAATALRRLNRLTADATERIPDPEKLAFYQHVLHSAVVLGVAATATRASKLERKYHALFVRLRNRRDDYLRFVTDPAVPFDNNRAEQTIRMPKLRVKVSGSMRTTTGAEHFAAIRSYTATAARQGIDTLDALIQATTGNPWIPTPA; from the coding sequence GTGTCTGACCTGCCGTCGCCGTCGTATGACGATCTCCTTGCGGAGAACGTGGTGTTGCGGGCGATGGTGGCGGACGTGACGGCTCGGCTGGAGCAGGCGATGGGCCGGATCGCGGAGCTTGAGGCTCGGTTGAAGCAGTCGTCGTCGAACTCGTCGAAGCCTCCCTCGTCGGACGGGTTGGCGAAGCCGTCGCCGAAGTCGTTGCGGCCGCGGTCGGGTCAGGGTCCGGGACGGCCGAAAGGCCAAGACGGGGTCACTTTGCAACGCTTCGCGGATGCGGATGTGGTCCGGCACGTGCCCGCGGTGTGCGGCGGGTGCGGGGATAGCCTGGCCGGCGCGGACGAGGTCGATATGTTCTGGCGGCAGGTGGTCGATGTGCCACCGGTGACACCGCAGGTGACCGAGCATCAGATGATCACCGTCAAATGCCGGTGTGGGCACCACACCACCGCGCCCGCACCACCGGAAGCGACGGCACCGATGGTGTACGGGCCTCGGCTGGCCGGGATCGGGGTGTATCTGCTGCACGGGCAGTTCCTGTCGGTGTCGCGGACCGCCGCCGCGCTCAAGGACCTGTTCGGGGCGCCGGTCGCCGCCGGCACGGTGGCCGGCTGGGTGAAACGCACCGCGCTGGGCATCATCGACACGGTGTTACCGGTGATCGCTGGGCGGATCATCAACGCACCGGTCGCGAATTTCGACGAGACCGGGATGCGGGTCGCCGGCCGCCTGGCGTGGCTGCACTCGGCGTCCACTCCCACGGATGTGCTCCTCGCGGTGCACACCACACGCGGCACGAAAGCGATGGACGCGATCGGGGTGCTGCCGACGTTCACCGGGGTCGCGGTGCACGACGCGTGGGCGCCGTACGACACCTACACGCACATGAGCCACGCCCTGTGCAACGCGCACGCGTTGCGTGAGCTGATCTACGTCACCGACACCGCTACCGGTCCGGTCGCCGAGCACGCCGAGCAGGCGGCCACCGCGCTGCGCCGGCTGAACCGGCTCACCGCCGACGCCACCGAGCGGATCCCCGACCCGGAGAAGCTCGCCTTCTACCAGCACGTCCTGCACAGCGCAGTCGTCCTCGGCGTCGCGGCCACCGCCACGCGGGCCAGCAAACTCGAACGCAAATACCACGCCCTGTTCGTCCGGCTCCGCAACCGCCGCGACGACTACCTGCGCTTCGTCACCGACCCCGCCGTCCCGTTTGACAACAACCGGGCGGAGCAGACGATCCGTATGCCGAAACTACGTGTCAAGGTCTCCGGCAGCATGCGCACCACGACCGGCGCCGAACACTTCGCCGCGATCCGCAGCTACACCGCCACCGCCGCCCGGCAAGGCATCGACACCCTCGACGCCCTCATCCAGGCCACCACCGGCAACCCCTGGATCCCCACCCCGGCCTGA
- a CDS encoding replication initiator has translation MMPHPHDSGDAGALARIILAADTQQSGECEHPIRMAGTGLLVDAGTGRILHRHTSDGPAIMVRCRNRRASICRPCSALYRLDAYHLITAGLRGGKDTPADVSGRPRLFVTLTAPSFGPVHRGPAGDGTPRHCHPRKGGDRCGRWHPAGDPLIGTPLNPGRYDYTGQVLFNAHAGLLWRRLTIDIRRALARTAGLSRRDAHALVRIVFAKVAEFQARGCVHYHAIIRLDGPHGPGTPPPAWASADLLADAIRTATAALRLTSPGTATIARTLRWGRQLDIQPLPAGDPDQPDLTIARYVAKYATKAAEITGVTIPPLFCRCCAGTGVREHRDGGQTLCRVCSGTGRRRGTDLSGLTRHGRTLVQVCWRLGVIPALAPLRLRRWAHQIGYRGHVTTKSRTYSTTFAALRGERRTHSITAHAQQLGIDPTAHQLVVGGDWRYAGDHSPPRRHDGAAERAGGER, from the coding sequence ATGATGCCCCACCCCCACGATTCCGGCGACGCGGGCGCGCTGGCCCGGATCATCCTCGCCGCCGACACCCAGCAGTCCGGCGAGTGCGAACACCCGATCCGGATGGCCGGGACCGGTCTGCTCGTTGATGCCGGCACCGGCCGGATCCTGCACCGGCACACCAGCGACGGCCCGGCGATCATGGTGCGGTGCCGTAACCGGCGGGCGTCGATCTGCCGCCCTTGTTCGGCGCTGTATCGCCTCGACGCCTACCACCTGATCACCGCCGGGCTGCGCGGCGGCAAAGATACTCCCGCCGATGTCAGCGGCCGGCCGCGGCTGTTCGTCACCCTGACCGCCCCCTCGTTCGGCCCGGTACACCGCGGCCCCGCCGGTGACGGCACACCCCGCCACTGCCATCCGCGCAAGGGTGGTGATCGGTGCGGGCGCTGGCATCCGGCCGGTGATCCGTTGATCGGCACCCCGCTGAACCCCGGCCGCTACGACTACACGGGGCAGGTGCTGTTCAACGCCCACGCCGGACTGCTGTGGCGCAGGTTGACCATCGACATCCGCCGGGCGCTGGCCCGTACGGCCGGACTGTCCCGGCGTGACGCTCACGCGCTGGTGCGGATCGTGTTCGCCAAGGTCGCCGAGTTCCAGGCTCGCGGCTGCGTGCACTACCACGCCATCATCCGTCTCGACGGCCCGCACGGCCCCGGCACGCCACCACCGGCCTGGGCGAGCGCCGACCTGCTGGCCGACGCGATCCGCACCGCCACCGCCGCGCTGCGCCTGACCAGCCCCGGCACCGCCACCATCGCGCGGACCCTGCGGTGGGGTCGGCAGCTCGACATCCAACCGCTGCCCGCAGGCGACCCGGACCAGCCCGACCTCACGATCGCCCGGTATGTCGCCAAGTACGCCACCAAAGCCGCCGAGATCACCGGCGTGACGATCCCACCACTGTTCTGCCGCTGCTGCGCCGGCACCGGAGTCCGTGAACACCGCGACGGCGGGCAGACACTATGCCGGGTCTGCTCGGGCACCGGGCGTCGCCGTGGAACCGACCTGTCCGGCCTGACCCGGCACGGGCGCACCCTGGTCCAGGTGTGTTGGCGGCTCGGCGTCATCCCCGCCCTCGCACCGCTGCGGCTGCGGCGCTGGGCACACCAGATCGGCTACCGCGGTCACGTCACCACCAAGAGCCGCACCTACTCCACCACCTTCGCCGCCCTACGCGGTGAACGCCGCACCCACAGCATCACCGCGCACGCCCAGCAACTGGGCATCGACCCCACCGCACACCAGCTGGTCGTCGGCGGTGACTGGCGCTACGCCGGCGACCACTCACCACCCCGCCGTCACGATGGTGCCGCCGAGAGAGCCGGGGGTGAGCGGTGA
- a CDS encoding helix-turn-helix domain-containing protein, whose protein sequence is MMSPDLLTVEDVMARLQLGKHSVYDLIRTRKLASVQIGRCRHIPARALTHYLDSLIKEAAPHGR, encoded by the coding sequence GTGATGAGCCCGGACCTGCTCACCGTCGAAGACGTCATGGCCCGCCTGCAACTCGGCAAACACTCGGTCTACGACCTGATCCGAACCCGCAAACTCGCCTCCGTCCAGATCGGCCGATGCCGGCACATCCCCGCCCGCGCCCTCACCCACTACCTCGACTCGCTGATCAAGGAGGCCGCACCGCATGGCCGGTAG
- a CDS encoding tyrosine-type recombinase/integrase: MAGSRKANGEGTVFQRMDGRWQGAGYVHAADGTRKRVYVYGDTRKQATDKLADKLAASNRGVVVAADPTLTVGDYLDHWLHTVAKPRIRATTFTTYEHLVRRYLIPGLGSRRLGMLTVRDVRTYLDHVRTTCQCCAQGIDARRDPTNRHRQSRPRCCAIGACCNKTVRPATIRYIRGVLSAALADGVRDDILGRNVASAVRLPGTRSTFQPFTAKEASRYLLTAATNRHGPLFELALRTGMRQGEILGLKWTDIDLDRGHLYIQRTLARTKGGPTFQPVKTYRSARRILVPQGCLTSLKRQQWRQNTDQRAAGDTWQDTGLVFTNPRGGPLDPRTVFDNHRAICDMADLRYIRFHDLRHTCASLLLERGVELITIKELLGHAQISTTADIYSHVRVRLQQGAIEAMNAALADSDPDDQPDDEGEPPPTPALR, translated from the coding sequence ATGGCCGGTAGTAGGAAAGCCAACGGTGAAGGCACCGTGTTCCAGCGCATGGACGGACGCTGGCAAGGCGCCGGATACGTCCACGCCGCCGACGGCACCCGCAAACGCGTCTACGTCTACGGCGACACCCGCAAGCAGGCCACCGACAAGTTGGCCGACAAACTGGCCGCATCGAACCGGGGCGTGGTCGTCGCCGCCGACCCTACGCTGACCGTCGGCGACTATCTCGATCACTGGTTGCACACCGTCGCGAAACCCCGGATCCGGGCGACCACCTTCACCACCTACGAGCACCTGGTACGCCGCTATCTCATCCCCGGCCTCGGCAGCCGCCGTCTCGGCATGTTGACCGTCCGCGACGTACGTACCTACCTCGACCACGTCCGCACCACCTGTCAATGCTGCGCTCAGGGCATTGACGCGCGACGCGACCCCACCAACCGGCACCGACAGTCCCGGCCACGCTGCTGCGCCATCGGCGCGTGCTGCAACAAGACCGTACGACCCGCCACCATCCGCTACATCCGCGGCGTCCTCTCCGCAGCGCTGGCCGACGGGGTCCGCGACGACATCCTCGGCCGTAACGTCGCCTCCGCTGTCCGGCTACCCGGCACGCGAAGCACCTTCCAGCCGTTCACCGCGAAAGAAGCCAGCCGCTACCTGCTCACCGCCGCCACCAACCGGCACGGGCCACTGTTCGAACTCGCCCTGCGCACCGGCATGCGACAAGGTGAGATCCTCGGCCTGAAATGGACCGACATCGACCTCGACCGCGGGCACCTCTACATCCAGCGCACCCTCGCCCGCACCAAAGGCGGACCCACCTTCCAACCCGTGAAAACCTACCGCTCCGCCCGCCGCATCCTCGTTCCGCAAGGCTGCCTCACCTCCCTGAAACGCCAGCAATGGCGTCAGAACACCGACCAACGCGCCGCCGGTGACACCTGGCAAGACACCGGCCTGGTCTTCACCAACCCGCGCGGCGGACCACTCGACCCCCGCACCGTCTTCGACAACCACCGCGCCATCTGCGACATGGCCGACCTCCGATACATCCGGTTTCACGACTTGAGACACACCTGCGCCAGCCTGCTCCTCGAACGCGGTGTCGAACTGATCACCATCAAAGAGCTTCTTGGACACGCTCAAATATCGACAACTGCGGACATTTACTCCCATGTCCGGGTCCGGCTTCAGCAAGGAGCCATCGAAGCCATGAACGCCGCACTCGCCGACAGCGACCCAGACGACCAGCCCGACGACGAAGGCGAACCGCCACCCACCCCAGCCCTCCGATAG
- a CDS encoding XRE family transcriptional regulator encodes MSQRLRSALLRANLDPGGLAAAVGVDTKTVTRWLSGRIPRQRTRLAVADLLGETETDLWPQTRPDLAPGAEATAEIASAWAHRADIPQHLWTSLLTNATSRIDLLGYAYPFILELVPDGMQRLADKATDGARIRLAFADPDCDHVAERDALEQIGGTLPGRIRNALNVCESLHQVAGVEIGLHTVHLYNAVFRFDSQMIVTPYLYRARGYQHPALHLRELSPYGIFASFADQFEQIWQTTVSYPGGQPR; translated from the coding sequence ATGAGCCAGCGACTGCGCAGCGCCCTGCTGCGCGCGAACCTCGACCCGGGCGGCCTCGCCGCCGCCGTCGGGGTGGACACCAAGACTGTCACCCGGTGGCTGTCCGGCCGGATCCCCCGCCAGCGCACCCGCCTGGCCGTCGCCGACCTGCTCGGCGAGACCGAGACCGACCTGTGGCCGCAAACCCGACCGGACCTCGCTCCCGGAGCCGAAGCCACCGCCGAAATTGCCAGCGCCTGGGCACACCGCGCCGATATACCGCAGCACCTGTGGACGTCGCTGCTCACCAACGCCACCAGCCGCATCGACCTGCTCGGCTACGCCTACCCGTTCATCCTTGAACTGGTCCCCGACGGCATGCAGCGGCTGGCCGACAAAGCGACCGACGGCGCCCGGATCCGGCTCGCGTTCGCCGACCCCGACTGCGATCACGTCGCCGAACGCGACGCCCTGGAACAGATCGGCGGCACCCTGCCCGGCCGCATCCGCAACGCCCTCAACGTCTGCGAATCCCTCCACCAGGTCGCCGGGGTGGAGATCGGCCTGCACACCGTGCACCTGTACAACGCGGTGTTCCGCTTCGACTCCCAGATGATCGTCACGCCGTACCTGTACCGCGCACGCGGCTACCAACACCCGGCCCTGCACCTGCGCGAACTCTCGCCGTACGGGATCTTCGCCTCATTCGCCGACCAGTTTGAACAGATCTGGCAAACCACCGTCTCGTACCCCGGCGGACAGCCGCGATGA
- a CDS encoding NUDIX domain-containing protein, translating into MTGRRDYYHDPAAPKANSLVPGGSALVVDDHGHVLLQRRADSGNWALPGGTMDIGETLDQCVIREVKEETGLNIEITGLLGIYTDPHHVIAYADGEVRQEFNVTYLGRVIGGTIAVSDESTDVRFIDPADFDDIPIHDTVRLRLRHHAEHRNHPHLG; encoded by the coding sequence ATGACCGGCCGCCGCGACTACTACCACGACCCGGCCGCACCCAAGGCCAACAGCCTCGTGCCCGGCGGCTCCGCCCTGGTCGTCGACGACCACGGCCACGTCCTGCTGCAACGCCGCGCGGACTCCGGCAACTGGGCACTACCCGGCGGCACCATGGACATCGGCGAAACACTCGACCAGTGCGTCATCCGCGAGGTGAAAGAAGAAACCGGCCTCAACATTGAGATCACCGGGCTGCTGGGCATCTACACCGACCCGCACCACGTCATCGCGTACGCCGACGGGGAAGTCCGGCAGGAGTTCAACGTGACCTATCTTGGCCGAGTCATCGGCGGCACGATCGCGGTCAGCGACGAATCCACCGACGTCCGCTTCATCGACCCCGCCGACTTCGACGACATCCCGATCCACGACACCGTCCGGCTCCGCCTCCGACACCACGCCGAACACCGCAATCATCCCCACCTCGGATAG
- a CDS encoding GntR family transcriptional regulator, protein MTYDPTDKRALFQRVVDDILDRIRAGTLNPGDRLPSAKEISEGWDVSAMTAQRALRELQALGLSYGMAGKGSFVHPDATDRIKLLDGQPVRTRDGITVSAPLAKYLRTRDTLATKASEWLDNLHDKPKAAQLQAEMHLLSVILEDQRQQVDQAEIDRYQTELNATAGPDTQPPATETPETDDRRRTTK, encoded by the coding sequence ATGACGTATGACCCGACCGACAAACGGGCACTGTTCCAACGCGTCGTCGACGACATCCTCGACCGCATCCGCGCCGGCACCCTGAACCCCGGCGACCGGCTACCGTCGGCCAAAGAGATCTCCGAGGGTTGGGACGTGTCCGCGATGACCGCCCAACGCGCCCTGCGGGAACTACAAGCCCTCGGCCTGTCCTACGGCATGGCCGGCAAAGGCAGCTTCGTGCACCCCGACGCCACCGACCGCATCAAACTCCTCGACGGCCAACCCGTCCGCACCCGCGACGGCATCACCGTCAGCGCCCCGCTCGCCAAATACCTGCGCACCCGCGACACCCTCGCCACCAAAGCCAGCGAATGGCTCGACAACCTTCACGACAAGCCCAAAGCCGCCCAACTCCAAGCCGAAATGCACCTACTCAGCGTCATCCTCGAAGACCAACGCCAACAAGTCGACCAGGCAGAAATCGACCGATACCAGACCGAACTCAACGCCACCGCCGGACCCGACACCCAACCACCCGCCACCGAAACACCGGAAACCGACGACCGACGCCGTACCACGAAATAG
- a CDS encoding RNase A-like domain-containing protein: MLVHNCGDLVGDAARFPNAHVLNEHVNVSDAQLVQMAQATGVKSRFLDLQTAQQVVDYGLAGNKGKIDRWLRGGGVGNLEINGRFGANNPIGVVARADGPISPSSNAYTIVLQRAQGHSGGYYVYTACDWIGG, translated from the coding sequence GTGCTGGTGCACAACTGCGGCGACCTTGTGGGTGACGCAGCCCGGTTCCCGAATGCTCACGTTCTTAACGAGCATGTCAATGTGTCTGACGCCCAACTTGTCCAAATGGCTCAAGCGACTGGAGTAAAATCGCGGTTCCTTGACCTTCAAACCGCTCAGCAGGTTGTTGATTACGGATTGGCCGGGAATAAGGGCAAGATTGATAGGTGGCTCCGTGGAGGCGGCGTGGGGAACCTTGAAATCAACGGCAGATTCGGTGCGAATAACCCGATTGGTGTGGTGGCAAGAGCGGATGGGCCGATTTCACCCAGCAGTAATGCCTATACCATCGTTCTTCAGCGCGCTCAGGGGCATTCTGGAGGGTATTATGTCTACACGGCGTGTGACTGGATAGGTGGCTGA
- a CDS encoding SCO3933 family regulatory protein: MMVLPLDNSRSLLVLTAPAPQFKDKANGVAATDRDTGAPLVEVAVALTMDGGTPQVLRVSVPEPGVPKSLAMGQLVKATGLTLISGEKNGRSWNLFRANALTTVPAWPARTISPT; encoded by the coding sequence GTGATGGTGCTACCACTCGACAACAGCCGAAGCCTGCTCGTCCTCACCGCTCCGGCACCGCAGTTCAAGGACAAGGCGAACGGGGTCGCCGCCACCGACCGCGACACCGGCGCGCCGCTGGTGGAGGTCGCGGTCGCGCTCACGATGGACGGCGGAACGCCGCAGGTCTTGCGGGTCTCCGTCCCGGAGCCGGGGGTGCCGAAGAGCCTGGCGATGGGACAACTGGTCAAGGCGACCGGCCTGACGCTGATCTCGGGCGAGAAGAACGGCCGCTCCTGGAACCTGTTCCGGGCCAACGCGTTGACGACGGTGCCGGCGTGGCCGGCCCGGACGATCTCGCCGACCTGA